The Paracholeplasma brassicae genome contains a region encoding:
- the gpmI gene encoding 2,3-bisphosphoglycerate-independent phosphoglycerate mutase, whose translation MSKKRFSGLIILDGQGLAEASDSNSVTLANTPVLDKLLANYPNNTLEASGEAVGLPDGQMGNSEVGHLNLGAGRVVYQSLTRINVAIKDGSFYHNQAFLDAVNHVKKHNSKLHIFGLAGHGGVHSNSEHIKALLRFAQDQGVENKTFYHAFLDGRDTPQTSGLGYVKELIEAGAKISTVSGRYYAMDRDNNWDRLQKAYDAMTVGDAPLYDCPICGIEDSYQKGITDEFMLPFVVNKNGLVETNDAIIFANFRPDRAIRIATAFSNPEAVKDYYTEGKAHFDSSKGPKNIFFVSMMHYAYTVKGPIAFELNDLQNIYGEVIANAGLKQIRAAETEKYAHVTFFFDGGVERQLEGSNRILVESPKVPTYDLKPEMSAYELTEKVVEAIKTDEYDTMILNFANPDMVGHTGSIEATTKAVEAVDECLGKVLDAINSVGGVAIVLADHGNAEKMRDEFGNPHTAHTTNLVPVIITDKNYQLRSGGALCDVAPTLLELLETEKPKEMTGKSLIIK comes from the coding sequence ATGAGTAAAAAAAGATTTTCAGGATTAATCATTTTGGATGGCCAAGGTTTAGCAGAAGCTAGTGACTCAAATTCTGTCACATTAGCAAATACACCGGTATTGGACAAATTACTTGCAAACTATCCAAATAACACATTAGAAGCGTCTGGTGAGGCTGTAGGTCTGCCAGATGGTCAAATGGGAAACAGTGAAGTTGGTCACTTGAATTTAGGCGCAGGTCGTGTGGTTTATCAATCACTTACTCGCATTAACGTCGCAATCAAAGATGGTTCATTTTATCATAACCAAGCATTTTTAGACGCTGTTAATCATGTCAAAAAGCACAATTCAAAACTTCATATTTTCGGATTAGCTGGTCATGGTGGGGTCCACTCAAATAGTGAACACATTAAAGCTCTTCTGCGCTTTGCTCAAGATCAAGGCGTTGAAAACAAAACCTTCTATCATGCCTTCTTAGATGGTCGAGATACCCCTCAAACCAGTGGCTTAGGGTATGTAAAAGAACTGATCGAAGCTGGTGCTAAAATTTCAACCGTTTCTGGTCGCTATTACGCAATGGATAGAGACAACAACTGGGATCGACTTCAAAAAGCTTACGACGCAATGACCGTTGGTGATGCACCGTTATATGACTGCCCAATTTGTGGCATTGAAGATTCTTATCAAAAAGGCATTACTGATGAGTTCATGTTACCGTTTGTGGTTAACAAGAATGGCCTTGTTGAAACCAACGATGCGATAATTTTTGCAAACTTTAGACCGGATAGAGCAATTCGAATTGCAACTGCTTTTTCAAACCCTGAAGCAGTCAAGGACTATTATACTGAAGGTAAAGCTCACTTTGATAGTTCAAAAGGACCAAAGAATATTTTCTTTGTTTCAATGATGCACTATGCCTATACGGTTAAAGGCCCAATTGCGTTTGAGTTAAATGACTTACAAAACATTTATGGCGAAGTGATTGCCAATGCTGGATTAAAACAAATTCGTGCCGCAGAAACTGAAAAATACGCACACGTCACCTTCTTCTTCGATGGTGGGGTTGAACGTCAACTTGAAGGTTCTAATCGAATTTTAGTTGAGTCACCAAAAGTACCAACTTATGACTTAAAACCTGAGATGAGTGCTTATGAACTTACTGAAAAAGTTGTTGAAGCAATCAAAACAGATGAATATGACACCATGATTCTAAATTTTGCAAACCCAGACATGGTTGGTCATACCGGTTCGATTGAAGCAACCACAAAAGCTGTTGAAGCCGTCGATGAATGTTTAGGTAAAGTTCTAGACGCCATTAATAGCGTGGGTGGTGTTGCTATTGTCCTTGCGGACCATGGGAATGCCGAAAAAATGAGAGACGAATTTGGAAATCCTCATACCGCTCACACAACGAACTTAGTCCCTGTAATTATCACAGACAAAAATTATCAATTACGTTCTGGTGGCGCACTTTGTGACGTTGCACCAACGTTACTTGAACTATTAGAAACAGAAAAACCAAAAGAAATGACCGGCAAGTCATTAATTATAAAATAG
- a CDS encoding DUF3137 domain-containing protein has translation MAELKKISQLKLTCEIISASGIVLFVLGMLTTMANANVGGFITFVIGLAMASIPVFVFKPAAVKFKDKYVKQAINELGIDASFHATYGFTKEEVKNSRAIQLQTRFTSEDLVSGVIDDRAFRFSDIHIEQRRSSGKSSHYVTTFKGRLFEIASDKTAKLPVYIFPNNRKYLPLFSSEKKIELESIKFNQAFDVYSSDEHTAFYVITPRLMEKIHELNSKYEKLSISYIGNKLYVAVDTRIDYFQIALFKPIEEHFIEEFKKDILEVRNIIKTLS, from the coding sequence ATGGCAGAACTAAAAAAGATTTCTCAGTTAAAACTGACTTGTGAAATAATCTCTGCAAGTGGCATTGTCTTATTCGTATTAGGTATGCTCACAACAATGGCAAATGCAAATGTGGGTGGTTTTATTACATTTGTTATCGGTCTTGCTATGGCTTCAATACCGGTGTTTGTGTTTAAACCTGCAGCGGTTAAATTCAAAGATAAGTACGTTAAACAAGCGATAAATGAATTAGGTATTGATGCGAGTTTTCATGCCACCTATGGTTTTACAAAAGAGGAAGTTAAGAACTCAAGAGCGATTCAACTTCAAACAAGATTTACAAGCGAAGATTTGGTCAGTGGTGTGATTGATGATCGCGCGTTTCGATTTTCGGATATTCACATTGAACAGCGTCGCAGTAGTGGCAAGTCAAGCCACTATGTAACAACCTTTAAGGGTCGTTTATTCGAAATAGCGAGTGATAAGACGGCGAAATTGCCAGTTTATATTTTCCCTAACAACCGAAAATACTTACCATTGTTTTCTTCTGAAAAGAAAATAGAATTAGAATCCATTAAGTTTAATCAAGCTTTTGATGTTTACTCATCAGACGAACACACAGCTTTTTACGTCATTACACCAAGATTAATGGAAAAAATTCATGAATTAAATTCAAAATACGAAAAGCTATCAATTAGTTATATTGGTAATAAACTTTATGTTGCCGTTGACACACGAATTGATTATTTTCAAATTGCCCTATTCAAACCGATAGAAGAGCATTTCATCGAAGAATTTAAGAAGGATATTTTGGAAGTTAGAAACATTATAAAAACGCTATCATAA
- a CDS encoding ABC transporter ATP-binding protein, with the protein MSIIKALNLFKTYTLQDGIDTVLKDINLTINEGEYVAIIGPTGSGKSSLIRILSGLEQKTSGNLMLFEKPIENYSTDALTELRIADIGFVFQSYQLINELTVYENIELAATLNGFVDKDKIYQLMSELHIKSYASFYPNMLSGGTKQRVAIARALINNPRLLFLDEPTGNLDDKTTNQLLLLLKEQNELHQRTLIIITHDKDVATQAKRVIELKNGAIIRDETNG; encoded by the coding sequence ATGAGTATAATTAAAGCTTTAAATTTGTTTAAAACCTATACACTTCAAGATGGCATAGACACGGTTCTAAAAGATATTAACCTAACCATTAACGAAGGTGAATACGTTGCAATCATCGGCCCAACAGGTTCAGGAAAATCATCCCTAATTCGAATATTATCGGGTCTAGAACAAAAAACAAGTGGTAACCTTATGTTATTTGAAAAACCAATTGAAAACTACTCAACAGATGCCTTAACCGAATTGAGAATTGCCGACATCGGTTTTGTCTTTCAGTCATACCAGTTAATCAATGAACTAACGGTTTATGAAAACATTGAGTTGGCAGCTACATTAAACGGTTTTGTAGACAAGGATAAAATATATCAACTAATGAGTGAACTTCACATTAAGTCTTATGCTTCGTTTTATCCAAATATGCTCTCAGGTGGGACTAAACAGCGTGTCGCTATCGCAAGAGCACTAATTAACAATCCACGACTACTATTTCTTGATGAACCCACAGGAAACCTTGATGATAAAACCACTAATCAACTTCTTTTGTTATTGAAAGAACAAAATGAACTGCACCAAAGAACACTCATTATTATCACCCACGATAAGGACGTTGCAACACAAGCAAAAAGAGTCATTGAATTGAAAAACGGAGCGATTATTCGCGATGAAACAAACGGCTAG